A part of Hippopotamus amphibius kiboko isolate mHipAmp2 chromosome 16, mHipAmp2.hap2, whole genome shotgun sequence genomic DNA contains:
- the CALM3 gene encoding calmodulin-3, producing the protein MADQLTEEQIAEFKEAFSLFDKDGDGTITTKELGTVMRSLGQNPTEAELQDMINEVDADGNGTIDFPEFLTMMARKMKDTDSEEEIREAFRVFDKDGNGYISAAELRHVMTNLGEKLTDEEVDEMIREADIDGDGQVNYEEFVQMMTAK; encoded by the exons AATTCAAGGAGGCCTTCTCCCTCTTTGACAAGGATGGAGATGGCACCATCACCACCAAGGAGTTGGGGACAGTGATGAGATCCCTGGGACAGAACCCCACCGAAGCCGAGCTGCAGGACATGATCAATGAGGTGGACGCGGACG GGAACGGGACCATTGACTTCCCAGAGTTCCTGACCATGATGGCCAGAAAGATGAAGGATACGGACAGCGAGGAGGAGATCCGAGAGGCCTTCCGTGTCTTTGACAAG GATGGCAACGGCTACATCAGCGCCGCGGAGCTGCGCCACGTAATGACGAACCTGGGTGAGAAGCTGACCGATGAGGAAGTGGATGAGATGATCAGAGAGGCTGACATCGACGGAGACGGCCAGGTCAATTATGAAG AGTTTGTACAGATGATGACTGCAAAGTGA